A section of the Flavobacterium ardleyense genome encodes:
- a CDS encoding L-serine ammonia-lyase produces the protein MEESISVFDMLKIGVGPSSSHTLGPWRAAQRFVETVKEENKLYEVNRVQIDLYGSLSLTGKGHASDIAVMLGLNNQDPEYMPVENIDTIIKDIESSGTLLLDNQFPVPFQMQRDIIFNKNFLPFHSNGMTFTAYNDGGIVAHETWYSIGGGFVVQEAREGAKCKKEIKKAFPFPINKAAELLVYAHAENKMISEIVYENEKSMRSEEEIAHELQRIWDTMLECMYIGCHTEGILPGGLNVRRRAFDMHQELIGLSNYSNHQEWLGEIRKTEVKFRQILKWVSCFALSVNEVNAALGRIVTAPTNGSAGVIPAVLMYYLCIENHQAGQKEINQFLLVAGEIGSIFKKGSTISAAMGGCQAEIGVSSAMAAAGLCELMGGSADQVLIAAEISMEHHLGLTCDPIAGLVQIPCIERNTMGAIKAINAAELALSTDPKNVKVPLDKVVDTMWQTAKDMNTKYKETSEGGLAVAVNMADC, from the coding sequence ATGGAAGAGTCGATCTCGGTTTTTGATATGCTTAAAATTGGTGTGGGCCCATCAAGTTCGCACACTCTAGGGCCTTGGCGTGCTGCACAAAGATTTGTAGAAACTGTAAAAGAAGAAAATAAGCTATACGAAGTCAATAGAGTTCAGATAGATTTGTACGGATCTCTCTCGCTTACTGGAAAAGGTCACGCTTCAGATATTGCGGTGATGTTGGGTCTTAACAATCAAGATCCCGAATATATGCCAGTCGAAAATATCGATACTATTATTAAGGACATTGAAAGTAGCGGTACTTTATTGCTAGACAATCAATTTCCGGTTCCGTTTCAAATGCAAAGAGATATTATTTTCAATAAAAACTTCCTGCCTTTCCACTCCAATGGAATGACATTTACTGCATACAATGACGGTGGAATCGTAGCACATGAAACATGGTATTCCATAGGAGGCGGATTTGTTGTGCAAGAAGCACGAGAAGGTGCCAAATGTAAAAAAGAAATTAAAAAAGCATTCCCCTTCCCTATCAATAAAGCGGCTGAACTTCTTGTATATGCACATGCCGAAAACAAAATGATTTCGGAAATTGTTTATGAGAATGAGAAATCAATGCGTTCTGAGGAAGAAATAGCCCACGAACTACAACGTATTTGGGATACGATGCTCGAATGTATGTATATAGGATGCCATACCGAAGGAATATTGCCGGGCGGACTAAATGTTCGACGTCGTGCCTTTGATATGCATCAAGAATTAATCGGACTTTCTAATTATAGCAATCACCAAGAATGGTTGGGCGAAATTAGAAAAACCGAAGTTAAATTTAGACAGATTTTAAAATGGGTTAGCTGCTTTGCACTTTCTGTAAATGAAGTTAACGCAGCTTTGGGTCGAATCGTTACTGCACCTACAAATGGTAGCGCAGGAGTAATTCCGGCAGTTTTGATGTATTATTTGTGCATCGAAAATCATCAAGCAGGACAAAAAGAAATCAATCAGTTTTTATTAGTTGCGGGCGAAATTGGAAGTATCTTCAAGAAAGGTTCAACCATTTCAGCAGCGATGGGCGGATGTCAGGCAGAAATTGGAGTTTCATCAGCAATGGCTGCAGCCGGATTATGTGAGTTGATGGGTGGATCTGCAGATCAGGTTCTGATTGCAGCCGAAATCTCAATGGAACATCATTTAGGTCTTACTTGTGATCCAATTGCCGGATTAGTTCAGATTCCTTGTATCGAAAGAAATACAATGGGAGCAATTAAAGCAATTAACGCTGCGGAACTTGCACTTTCTACAGATCCTAAAAACGTAAAAGTTCCTTTGGACAAAGTAGTTGATACAATGTGGCAGACCGCAAAAGATATGAATACCAAGTACAAAGAGACATCAGAAGGTGGATTGGCAGTAGCGGTTAATATGGCAGATTGCTAG
- the dnaK gene encoding molecular chaperone DnaK produces the protein MGKIIGIDLGTTNSCVSVMEGSEPVVIPNSEGKRTTPSVIAFVEGGEIKVGDPAKRQAVTNPTKTVASIKRFMGTKFSDDKNEIGRVPYKVVKGDNDTPRVDIDGRLYTAQELSAMTLQKMKKTAEDYLGQTVTEAVITVPAYFNDAQRQATKEAGEIAGLKVMRIINEPTAAALAYGLDKKGTDQKIAVYDLGGGTFDISILELGDGVFEVLSTNGDTHLGGDDFDHEIIDWLADEFKNDEGIDLRLDPMSLQRLKEAAEKAKIELSSGTSTEINLPYVTATASGPKHLVKTLTRAKFEQLTDSLVKRSMAPVAKSLKDAGLSVSDIDEVILVGGSTRIPKIQEEVEKFFGKKPSKGVNPDEVVAIGAAIQGGVLSGDVKDVLLLDVTPLSLGIETMGGVLTKLIESNTTIPTKKSQVFSTASDSQPSVEIHVIQGERAMAADNKTIGRFHLDGIPPAPRGVPQIEVTFDIDANGIIKVSATDKGTGKSHDIRIEASSGLTAEEIERMKKDAEANADADKITKEKVEKLNEADGMIFQTESQLKELGDKISDEHKTAIEYALTELRMAHQNQDVKAIQTALDNINAAWKVATEAMYAQGEAQQGGADQGQQSAETSTDDVQDVDYEEVK, from the coding sequence ATGGGTAAAATAATTGGAATTGACTTAGGTACTACAAACTCATGTGTTTCTGTAATGGAAGGTAGCGAGCCAGTAGTTATTCCTAATTCAGAAGGAAAAAGAACAACACCTTCAGTAATCGCTTTTGTAGAGGGTGGAGAGATTAAAGTAGGAGATCCTGCAAAGAGACAAGCGGTAACAAATCCAACAAAAACTGTTGCTTCTATCAAACGTTTTATGGGAACTAAATTCTCAGATGACAAAAATGAAATTGGCCGCGTACCTTACAAAGTTGTAAAAGGAGACAATGATACACCACGTGTTGATATCGATGGTCGTCTATATACTGCTCAAGAGCTTTCTGCTATGACGCTTCAAAAAATGAAGAAAACAGCTGAAGACTACCTTGGTCAAACTGTAACAGAAGCGGTTATTACTGTACCTGCTTACTTTAATGATGCACAACGTCAGGCTACAAAAGAAGCTGGAGAAATTGCTGGATTGAAGGTAATGAGAATTATCAACGAACCAACTGCAGCAGCTCTTGCTTACGGTCTTGACAAAAAAGGAACTGATCAAAAAATCGCAGTTTACGATTTAGGTGGTGGTACATTTGATATCTCTATCCTTGAATTAGGAGACGGAGTATTTGAAGTATTGTCTACTAATGGTGATACTCACTTAGGCGGAGATGACTTTGACCACGAAATCATTGACTGGTTGGCAGACGAATTTAAAAATGACGAAGGAATTGACTTGCGTCTTGACCCAATGTCACTACAAAGACTTAAAGAAGCTGCAGAAAAAGCGAAAATCGAATTGTCTTCAGGTACATCAACTGAAATCAACTTGCCTTACGTAACTGCTACTGCTTCAGGACCAAAACACTTAGTGAAAACTTTGACTAGAGCTAAATTTGAGCAATTAACTGATTCATTAGTGAAACGTTCTATGGCTCCAGTAGCAAAATCTCTAAAAGATGCAGGTTTATCTGTTTCTGATATTGACGAAGTTATCCTTGTAGGTGGTTCTACTAGAATCCCTAAAATCCAAGAAGAGGTTGAAAAATTCTTCGGAAAAAAACCATCAAAAGGAGTTAACCCTGACGAAGTAGTTGCAATTGGAGCTGCTATTCAAGGTGGTGTACTTTCAGGAGATGTAAAAGATGTATTGTTACTTGATGTAACTCCACTTTCTCTAGGTATTGAAACTATGGGTGGTGTACTTACAAAATTGATCGAGTCTAACACTACTATCCCAACTAAAAAATCACAAGTTTTCTCAACAGCTTCTGACAGTCAGCCAAGTGTTGAAATCCACGTGATTCAAGGTGAAAGAGCAATGGCTGCGGATAACAAGACTATTGGACGTTTCCACTTAGACGGTATTCCACCAGCGCCAAGAGGTGTTCCACAAATTGAAGTTACTTTTGACATTGATGCTAACGGTATCATCAAAGTATCTGCAACTGACAAAGGAACTGGTAAATCTCACGACATTCGTATCGAAGCTTCTTCTGGTCTTACAGCTGAAGAAATCGAAAGAATGAAGAAAGATGCTGAAGCAAATGCTGATGCTGATAAAATTACTAAAGAGAAGGTTGAAAAACTGAACGAAGCTGACGGAATGATCTTCCAAACAGAAAGCCAGTTGAAAGAACTTGGAGACAAAATCTCTGACGAACACAAAACTGCTATCGAGTATGCTTTGACTGAACTTAGAATGGCACACCAAAATCAGGATGTAAAAGCTATCCAAACGGCGCTTGATAATATCAATGCTGCATGGAAAGTTGCAACTGAGGCAATGTATGCTCAAGGTGAAGCTCAGCAAGGTGGAGCTGATCAAGGACAACAAAGTGCTGAAACAAGTACTGATGATGTTCAAGACGTTGACTACGAAGAAGTAAAATAA
- a CDS encoding glutaminyl-peptide cyclotransferase has translation MKKHKLLAIIFLAAIAQSCGDKEKSESSSFSFDSAQFKTQYRISDTLNLAILNPENRKVDSIVYYVNDKNVGTQNSASPLTYVLDNAKLGYQSVKATVYSDKNTADAESRIEVISSVQPKLINYTIVNTYPHDLTSYTQGLEFYRDTLFEGTGNGAGMGTGIRGISKLRKVDYKTGKVYQNVDLPMQIFGEGITILNNKVYQLTYQNNEGYVYDADNLKKIKTFPYFKKMEGWGLTNDGTNLYMSDGSEKIWKLDPETMKEVDYINVYTAGSKIKAVNELEWIDGKIFGNIYGRDAIAVIDPKTGSVEAVINLVDLKSKVTKHPDLDVLNGIAYNPKTKTLFVTGKNWDKLFEIRLSE, from the coding sequence ATGAAAAAACATAAGTTATTAGCAATCATTTTCTTAGCGGCAATTGCGCAGAGCTGTGGCGACAAAGAAAAATCAGAAAGTAGCTCTTTTAGCTTTGATAGTGCACAATTTAAGACGCAATATAGAATTAGCGACACCTTAAACTTGGCGATTTTGAATCCTGAAAACAGAAAAGTGGACAGTATCGTTTATTATGTAAACGACAAAAATGTGGGCACACAAAATTCCGCTTCTCCCCTAACCTACGTTTTGGACAATGCAAAATTGGGCTATCAATCGGTGAAAGCTACCGTATATTCAGATAAAAATACGGCAGATGCCGAAAGTCGTATTGAAGTTATTTCGAGTGTTCAGCCGAAATTGATTAATTATACGATTGTAAATACCTATCCGCACGATTTGACATCGTATACTCAGGGACTGGAATTTTACCGAGATACTTTGTTTGAAGGCACTGGAAATGGTGCTGGAATGGGAACTGGAATTCGCGGAATTTCGAAACTTCGAAAAGTGGATTACAAAACTGGGAAAGTATATCAAAATGTAGATCTTCCGATGCAGATTTTTGGTGAGGGAATTACAATTTTAAACAATAAAGTGTACCAATTGACCTATCAAAATAACGAAGGCTATGTGTATGATGCTGATAATTTGAAAAAAATCAAGACTTTTCCGTACTTCAAAAAAATGGAGGGTTGGGGTTTGACAAATGATGGCACGAATTTATATATGTCTGACGGCTCTGAGAAAATTTGGAAATTGGATCCAGAAACGATGAAAGAAGTGGATTATATTAATGTTTATACCGCTGGAAGTAAAATTAAAGCCGTGAATGAATTGGAGTGGATTGACGGAAAAATCTTTGGAAATATCTACGGTCGTGATGCAATTGCGGTGATTGATCCAAAAACTGGGTCTGTAGAAGCGGTTATTAATTTGGTCGACTTAAAGTCGAAAGTAACAAAGCATCCCGATCTTGATGTGTTGAACGGAATTGCGTATAATCCAAAAACTAAGACACTTTTTGTGACTGGAAAGAATTGGGATAAGTTGTTTGAGATTAGGCTGTCTGAGTGA
- a CDS encoding SDR family oxidoreductase has translation MKKVVLITGASSGIGRAIGEYLHSQGHTVYGTSRNPASYEDPPFPLVSLDVRDQSSIQECISRILTFNNRIDVLINNAGVGITGPVEEIASDQIENNFRTNLFGPIEVIKAVLPTMRNQKSGLIINITSIAGYMGLPYRSVYSASKGALELITESLRMELKPFGITACNVAPGDFATNIAAGRYHSPVISGSPYEKLYKENLDTMDSHVSSGGDPMDMAKMIGKIINTKNPKIHYKVGSTMQKFSIVLKRILPDKMYEKMLMKHYKL, from the coding sequence ATGAAGAAAGTTGTTTTAATTACTGGAGCGTCCTCGGGCATTGGTCGCGCAATTGGCGAATACTTGCACAGTCAAGGACATACTGTTTATGGTACAAGTAGAAACCCGGCAAGCTATGAAGATCCGCCTTTTCCACTCGTTAGCCTTGACGTTCGGGACCAAAGCAGTATTCAAGAATGTATTTCGAGAATTCTAACTTTTAACAATAGAATTGACGTTCTTATCAACAATGCTGGCGTTGGAATCACCGGCCCAGTCGAAGAAATTGCTTCAGATCAAATCGAAAATAATTTCCGTACCAATCTTTTTGGCCCAATCGAAGTTATAAAAGCTGTCCTGCCCACAATGCGAAATCAGAAATCAGGTTTAATCATCAATATTACTTCCATCGCCGGATATATGGGACTTCCTTACCGAAGCGTTTACTCAGCATCTAAAGGCGCTTTGGAATTAATAACTGAATCATTGCGAATGGAACTAAAACCCTTCGGAATAACCGCTTGTAATGTAGCTCCAGGAGACTTTGCTACCAATATCGCGGCAGGAAGATACCATTCGCCCGTTATTTCTGGATCGCCCTACGAGAAACTTTACAAAGAAAATCTCGACACAATGGACAGCCACGTAAGCAGCGGAGGTGATCCAATGGATATGGCAAAAATGATTGGAAAAATCATCAATACCAAAAATCCTAAAATCCACTATAAAGTTGGTTCCACAATGCAGAAATTTTCAATTGTACTCAAGAGAATTTTGCCCGATAAGATGTACGAGAAAATGTTGATGAAGCATTATAAGCTTTAA
- the fsa gene encoding fructose-6-phosphate aldolase has protein sequence MKFFIDTANLAQIKEAQELGILDGVTTNPSLMAKEGITGKNNILKHYVDICNLVEGDVSAEVNALDLEGMIREGEELADLSDQIVIKLPMTIDGIKACKYFSDRELKTNMTLVFSAGQALLAAKAGATYVSPFIGRLDDISSDGLVLIEEIRDIYDNYGYETEILAASIRHTMHIVNCAKIGADVMTGPLSAILGLVKHPLTDLGIAQFVADYEKGNI, from the coding sequence ATGAAATTTTTTATAGACACAGCCAATCTCGCACAAATTAAGGAAGCACAAGAATTAGGGATTCTTGACGGCGTCACTACCAATCCTTCACTAATGGCAAAAGAGGGAATTACCGGTAAAAATAATATCTTGAAGCACTACGTTGATATCTGCAATCTTGTAGAGGGGGATGTAAGTGCCGAAGTTAATGCATTGGACCTCGAAGGAATGATTAGAGAAGGTGAGGAGCTTGCCGATTTAAGCGATCAAATTGTAATCAAACTTCCAATGACCATTGATGGTATTAAAGCTTGCAAATATTTTTCAGATCGAGAGTTAAAGACGAATATGACTTTGGTTTTTTCGGCGGGACAAGCACTTTTGGCCGCAAAAGCAGGAGCGACCTACGTATCGCCATTTATTGGTAGATTAGACGATATCAGTTCAGATGGACTGGTATTGATTGAAGAAATTCGCGACATTTATGACAATTATGGTTATGAGACAGAAATTCTTGCTGCGTCTATACGCCATACAATGCACATTGTAAACTGTGCGAAAATAGGAGCTGATGTTATGACTGGACCACTTTCGGCAATATTGGGACTCGTAAAACATCCTTTGACTGATTTAGGAATCGCTCAATTTGTAGCAGATTATGAGAAAGGAAATATATAG